GCTCAGGACCTCGTTGCGGTATCCGCCCTGCCTGCCGTCGTGCCGTGCGGCCTGGGACGTCGTGAAGGCCACCGAGATCAGCCGGGTCGAGGGGTCCGGTCCGAGTTCACCCCGCAGGGCCTGGTCGAGGAGGGTGCCGAGGCAGGAGGCGGGCGGGCGTGAGGTCGTCGTCATGAGCTCACCAGCAGGGGCCGCAGTCCCGCGAGGAGCGCCTCGACGCGGTCCCGGGCGCCGAGGCCGGCGGCGTCGCCCGCCATGACGTGCCCGAGGTAGGCGTTGTTGCTGTCCGCGGCCTCGACCGTGCGCCCCGGTTCCGCGATCTGGACCTCCAGCACACCGTGGGCCTCCCGCACACGGTCGGCGCCCTCCACGGACGCAAGGGTTCCCGCGAGGTCGGGCACGAGGAACCCGATGGCCGCGCTCCGCATCCCGGTTGTGCGGGGACGGAGGTCGGGTTCTCGGCCGAGCGCCACGTCGATGCAGGCGGTGGCGAGGTCGATCCCGGTGACGTGGCGGACCAGCTCGGTGATGCGATTGCCCGCGGGGCGGGGATTGACCTCCACGACCCTGGGGCCTCCCTCGGTCAGTTTGATCTCGGTGTGCGCCACGACGTCGTCGAGGCCGAGCGCCGCACCGGCGCTCAGCGCGGTTCCGGTGGCTGCGGCGAGGTCGTCCGGGGACAGGGCGGCCGGGAACATGTGGCCGGTCTCGACGAAGGCCGGGGCCCCGCCGACGCTCTTGTCCGTGACTCCGACGACGTGGGCGACGCCCCGGCAGGTCACGGTCTCGACGCTCACCTCGGGGCCGCGGAGGAACTCCTCCAGCAGGACGTGGGGCGTACGCCGCTGCCCCCTGGCG
The DNA window shown above is from Streptomyces sp. Alt3 and carries:
- a CDS encoding ATP-grasp domain-containing protein, translated to MAHLLVVESWVGSMSRLLPRALEGAGHHFTFLTRDLQHYLRSAPEGTAHPLLTARNVVTAPTNDLGELLPQVQRLHEALRFDGVVTSCDYYLPAAARIAGLLGLPGPSAEAMENACRKDATRRVLSAAGVPGPRFAVCADGAEAAVAARDLGYPLVVKPVDLCAGMFVRRVDDEDQLAEACAAQAAFPYNARGQRRTPHVLLEEFLRGPEVSVETVTCRGVAHVVGVTDKSVGGAPAFVETGHMFPAALSPDDLAAATGTALSAGAALGLDDVVAHTEIKLTEGGPRVVEVNPRPAGNRITELVRHVTGIDLATACIDVALGREPDLRPRTTGMRSAAIGFLVPDLAGTLASVEGADRVREAHGVLEVQIAEPGRTVEAADSNNAYLGHVMAGDAAGLGARDRVEALLAGLRPLLVSS